The following proteins are co-located in the Rattus norvegicus strain BN/NHsdMcwi chromosome X, GRCr8, whole genome shotgun sequence genome:
- the Pdzd4 gene encoding PDZ domain-containing protein 4 isoform X1, with product MGCNMCVVQKPEEQYKVMLQVNGKELSKLSQEQTLEALRASKEPLVIQVLRRSPRLRGDSSCHDLQLVDSGTQTDITFEHIMALGKLRPPTPPMGILEPYVLSELPPISHEYYDPAEFMEGGPQEAERMDELEYEEVELCKNSHQDKLGLMVCYRTDDEEDLGIYVGEINGMDVQNREEAVAILSQEENTNISLLVARPESQLAKRWKDSDRDDFLDDFGSENEGDLRTRKLKSPPVQQTGNDEKGAPDGGPGLSNSQDLDSGVGRTDESTRNEESSEHDLLGDEPPSTTNTPGSLRKFGLQGDALQSRDFHFSMDSLLAEGAGLGGADLPGLTDEEYERYRELLEIKCHLENGNQLGILFSRASSGNSALDVNRNESLGHEMAMLEEELRHLEFKCRNILRAQKMQQLRERCMKAWLLEEESLYDLAASEPKKHELSDISELPEKSDKDSTSAYNTGESCRSTPLLVEPLPESPLKRSAAGNSNLNRTPSGPPVTTHLKAAPSPGSPAKFRSLSRDPEVGRRQHTEERVRRSTKTSVTLERVGPEGSPYLSRRHRGQEIEQYHSCVQLAPPRTLEDLSHGSLSLASGSRVGGVVAAAVEAPRMEWKVKVRSDGTRYVAKRPVRDRLLKARALKIREERSGMTTDDDAVSEMKMGRYWSKEERKQHLIRAREQRKRREFMMQSRLECLREQQNGDSKPELNIIALSHRKTMKKRNKKILDNWITIQEMLAHGARSADGKRIYNPLLSVTTV from the exons GTGAACGGGAAGGAGCTCTCCAAGCTGTCTCAGGAGCAAACCCTAGAGGCCCTGCGTGCCTCCAAGGAGCCCCTGGTGATCCAGGTGCTAAGACGCAGCCCCCGTCTGCGGGGGGACAGCTCCTGCCATGACCTTCAGCTGGTGGACAGTGGCACTCAGACCGACATCACCTTCGAGCATATCATGGCGCTGGGCAAGCTGCGCCCGCCCACCCCACCCATGGGCATCTTGGAGCCGTACGTCCTCTCTGAGCT CCCCCCCATCAGCCATGAGTATTATGACCCAGCGGAGTTCATGGAGGGCGGCCCGCAGGAGGCAGAGCGAATGGACGAGCTGGAGTACGAG GAGGTGGAGCTGTGTAAAAACAGCCACCAAGACAAGCTGGGCCTGATGGTATGCTATCGCACAGATGATGAGGAGGACCTAGGCATCTACGTTGGAGAG ATTAATGGAATGGATGTCCAAAACCGAGAAGAGGCAGTAGCCATCCTGAGCCAGGAGGAGAACACCAACATCTCCCTGCTGGTGGCCCGGCCTGAGAGCCAG CTAGCAAAGCGGTGGAAAGACAGTGACAGAGATGACTTCCTAGATGACTTTGGATCTGAGAATGAAGGGGACCTTCGTACCCGGAAGCTAAAGTCCCCCCCTGTCCAGCAG ACTGGAAATGATGAGAAGGGGGCTCCTGATGGGGGCCCTGGCTTGAGCAACAGCCAGGACCTGGACAGCGGGGTAGGCCGGACAGATGAGAGTACCCGCAACGAAGAGAGCTCTGAACATGACCTGCTCGGGGATGAACCTCCCAGCACCACCAACACCCCTGGAAGCCTGCGCAAGTTCGGTCTACAAGGGGATGCCCTACAGAGCAGGGACTTCCACTTCAGCATGGATTCTCTGCTAGCTGAGGGGGCAGGGCTGGGAGGGGCTGACCTGCCTGGGCTCACTGATGAGGAGTATGAACGCTACCGGGAGCTGCTAGAGATCAAGTGCCACCTGGAAAATGGCAACCAGCTGGGTATCCTCTTCTCCCGGGCCTCCAGTGGCAACAGTGCCCTAGATGTCAACCGCAATGAGAGCCTAGGCCATGAGATGGCCATGCTAGAGGAAGAGCTTCGGCACCTAGAGTTCAAGTGTCGCAATATCTTGCGGGCACAGAAGATGCAGCAGTTGCGGGAGCGCTGTATGAAGGCCTGGCTGCTGGAGGAAGAGAGTCTCTATGACCTGGCAGCCAGTGAGCCAAAAAAGCATGAGCTGTCTGATATCTCTGAActgccagagaaatcagacaaggaTAGTACCAGCGCCTACAACACTGGGGAGAGCTGCCGCAGCACTCCACTGCTTGTGGAGCCTCTGCCTGAGAGCCCCCTGAAGCGATCTGCTGCTGGCAATTCCAACTTGAACCGGACCCCTTCTGGCCCTCCTGTCACCACCCACCTCAAGGCTGCTCCTTCACCAGGGAGCCCAGCCAAGTTCCGATCACTTTCTCGGGATCCTGAAGTGGGTCGTAGACAACACACAGAAGAGCGTGTCCGCCGCAGCACCAAGACAAGTGTTACTCTGGAGCGTGTGGGCCCTGAAGGTAGCCCTTACCTCTCTAGGCGCCATCGTGGCCAGGAGATCGAGCAGTACCACAGCTGTGTGCAGTTGGCCCCGCCACGTACCCTGGAGGATCTGAGCCATGGCTCCTTGAGCTTGGCTAGTGGTTCTCGGGTGGGCGGGGTGGTGGCTGCAGCTGTTGAAGCACCCCGCATGGAGTGGAAAGTGAAGGTGCGAAGTGATGGGACCCGCTATGTGGCCAAGCGGCCTGTACGAGATCGGCTGCTGAAGGCCAGAGCCCTGAAGATCCGAGAGGAGCGCAGTGGTATGACCACTGATGATGATGCAGTAAGTGAGATGAAGATGGGCCGCTACTGGAGCAAAGAAGAGAGGAAGCAACACCTGATTCGAGCACGGGAACAAAGGAAGCGTCGTGAATTCATGATGCAAAGCCGTCTGGAGTGTCTAAGGGAGCAGCAGAACGGTGACAGCAAACCTGAGCTCAACATTATTGCGCTGAGCCACCGTAAGACCATGAAGAAGCGAAACAAGAAGATTCTGGACAACTGGATCACCATCCAGGAGATGCTGGCCCATGGTGCCCGCTCAGCTGATGGGAAAAGGATCTACAACCCTCTGCTCTCTGTCACCACTGTCTGA